In Myxococcus stipitatus, the following are encoded in one genomic region:
- the sufC gene encoding Fe-S cluster assembly ATPase SufC produces MALLSVRNLHARVGDKDILKGINLEVGAGEVHAIMGPNGSGKSTLASVLAGRDSYEVTQGEVLLDGKPLLELAPEARAAEGVFLAFQYPVEIPGVGNLHFLRTALNAQRRVKGLEELDAMDFLQLAKEKSKLVQLDQAFMNRSVNEGFSGGEKKRNEVFQMAVLEPRLAILDETDSGLDIDALRTVAGGVNALRSPQRAMVVITHYQRLLDYIVPDHVHVMAAGRIVRSGGRELALELEEKGYGWLGLDGAAKKGGEARR; encoded by the coding sequence ATGGCTTTGCTGTCCGTTCGGAATCTGCACGCCCGCGTGGGCGACAAGGACATCCTCAAGGGCATCAACCTGGAGGTGGGCGCCGGAGAGGTGCACGCCATCATGGGGCCCAACGGCTCGGGGAAGAGCACGCTGGCGAGTGTGCTCGCGGGCCGTGACTCCTACGAGGTGACGCAGGGAGAGGTGCTGCTCGACGGCAAGCCGCTCCTGGAGCTGGCGCCCGAGGCGCGCGCGGCCGAAGGCGTGTTCCTGGCCTTCCAGTACCCGGTGGAGATTCCCGGCGTGGGCAACCTGCACTTCCTGCGCACGGCGCTCAACGCGCAGCGCCGGGTGAAGGGCTTGGAGGAGCTGGACGCGATGGACTTCCTCCAACTCGCCAAGGAGAAGTCGAAGCTGGTGCAGCTGGACCAGGCGTTCATGAACCGCTCGGTGAACGAGGGGTTCTCCGGCGGCGAGAAGAAGCGCAACGAGGTGTTCCAGATGGCGGTGCTGGAGCCTCGGTTGGCCATCCTCGACGAGACGGACTCGGGGTTGGACATCGACGCGCTGCGCACGGTGGCGGGGGGAGTCAATGCGCTGCGCTCGCCCCAGCGCGCCATGGTGGTGATTACGCACTACCAGCGGTTGCTGGATTACATCGTGCCGGACCACGTGCATGTGATGGCGGCGGGGCGCATCGTGCGCTCGGGTGGACGGGAGCTGGCGCTGGAGCTGGAGGAGAAGGGCTACGGCTGGCTGGGGTTGGATGGGGCGGCGAAGAAGGGTGGGGAGGCGCGGCGATGA
- a CDS encoding TetR/AcrR family transcriptional regulator: MSRASSRPRTPAPFRTFEEIRARRRGPGLTAEDWADAALWSLEEGVDALSVERLARKLGVTKGSLYWHYPGRPALLRAALARWEQLATEEVIAQLEDLPTPQERLQRLLAVTFEPAPAGRLEVAIAAAASNPLIQPVLARVSRRRIDYLVALYRALGLPAKEARAWALQAYSTYVGLLHLAIASPETLRSRRERSDYVKHLARVLMPT; encoded by the coding sequence ATGAGCCGCGCTTCTTCCCGTCCCCGGACTCCCGCTCCCTTCCGCACCTTCGAGGAGATTCGTGCCCGCCGACGGGGGCCGGGGCTCACCGCCGAGGATTGGGCGGACGCCGCGTTGTGGAGCCTCGAGGAGGGGGTCGACGCGCTGTCGGTGGAGCGGCTGGCCCGCAAGCTGGGGGTGACGAAGGGGAGCCTCTACTGGCACTACCCCGGGCGTCCGGCCTTGCTTCGGGCCGCGCTCGCGCGGTGGGAGCAATTGGCCACGGAGGAGGTCATCGCTCAGCTGGAGGACCTTCCGACTCCCCAGGAGCGATTGCAGCGGTTGTTGGCCGTGACGTTCGAGCCGGCGCCCGCTGGGAGACTCGAAGTGGCCATCGCCGCGGCCGCATCGAATCCACTCATCCAGCCGGTGCTCGCACGCGTATCCCGGCGCCGCATCGACTACCTGGTGGCGCTGTACCGGGCCCTGGGCCTGCCGGCGAAGGAGGCCCGAGCGTGGGCGCTCCAGGCCTACTCCACGTACGTGGGGCTGTTGCATCTGGCCATCGCCAGTCCGGAGACGCTGCGCTCCCGCCGCGAGCGCTCCGACTATGTGAAGCACCTTGCCCGGGTGCTGATGCCCACGTGA
- a CDS encoding cysteine desulfurase has product MSAFDVQRVREDFPILRQEVRGRPLVYLDSAATAQKPRAVIDAIVRFYEHDNANVHRGVHVLSERATEAYEGARGTVREFINARDAREIVFVRGTTEAINLVAQTYGRKNVGPGDEVLITHMEHHANIVPWRMLCEQTGATLRVIPVDDRGELVLDAVDALLTEKTRILAVTHVSNALGTVNPVKELTRKAHAKGIPVLVDGAQSVTHFPVDVQDLGCDFYAFSGHKMFGPTGIGVLYGRLERLESMPPYQGGGDMILSVTMEKITYNRVPHRFEAGTPNLEGAVGLAAAIRYLKGLGMEAIAEHDRALMAYATQALEAVPGLRLVGTAREKAGVLSFTLEDIHPHDVGTILDREGICIRTGHHCAQPVMQHFKVPATARASLALYNTREDVDALVRGLHKVREVFG; this is encoded by the coding sequence ATGAGTGCGTTCGACGTTCAGCGTGTCCGCGAGGACTTCCCGATTCTGCGGCAGGAGGTCCGGGGGCGGCCCCTGGTGTATCTGGACAGCGCGGCGACGGCGCAGAAGCCTCGGGCCGTCATCGACGCCATCGTCCGCTTCTACGAGCACGACAACGCCAACGTGCACCGGGGCGTGCACGTCCTCTCCGAGCGCGCCACGGAGGCGTATGAGGGCGCTCGCGGGACGGTGCGGGAGTTCATCAACGCGCGGGATGCTCGGGAGATTGTCTTCGTTCGCGGCACCACCGAGGCCATCAACCTGGTGGCGCAGACCTACGGTCGGAAGAACGTGGGTCCTGGCGACGAGGTGCTCATCACGCACATGGAGCACCACGCCAACATCGTCCCCTGGCGGATGCTGTGTGAGCAGACGGGCGCCACGCTGCGCGTGATTCCGGTGGATGACCGGGGCGAGCTGGTGCTGGACGCGGTGGACGCGCTGCTCACGGAGAAGACGCGCATCCTCGCGGTGACACATGTGTCCAATGCGCTGGGCACGGTGAACCCGGTGAAGGAGCTGACGCGCAAGGCGCACGCGAAGGGCATCCCGGTGTTGGTGGACGGGGCGCAGTCGGTGACGCACTTCCCGGTGGATGTGCAGGACCTGGGCTGCGACTTCTACGCGTTCAGCGGGCACAAGATGTTCGGCCCCACGGGTATCGGCGTTTTGTACGGGCGGCTGGAGCGGCTGGAGTCGATGCCCCCGTATCAGGGCGGCGGCGACATGATTCTCTCCGTGACGATGGAGAAGATTACGTACAACCGCGTGCCGCACCGGTTCGAGGCGGGGACGCCCAACCTGGAGGGCGCGGTGGGGCTGGCCGCGGCCATCCGCTACCTGAAGGGCCTGGGGATGGAGGCCATCGCGGAGCATGACCGGGCGCTGATGGCCTATGCCACGCAGGCGTTGGAGGCGGTGCCGGGGCTGCGGCTGGTGGGGACGGCGCGGGAGAAGGCGGGGGTGTTGTCCTTCACGCTGGAGGACATCCATCCGCACGACGTGGGGACGATTCTGGACCGCGAGGGCATCTGCATCCGCACGGGCCACCACTGCGCGCAGCCGGTGATGCAGCACTTCAAGGTGCCGGCCACGGCGCGGGCGTCCCTGGCGCTCTACAACACGCGCGAGGACGTGGACGCGCTCGTGCGGGGGCTGCACAAGGTGAGGGAGGTGTTCGGATGA
- a CDS encoding type 1 glutamine amidotransferase domain-containing protein — translation MGRKLQGLRVAVLAADGFEQVELTRPVRKLERQGAEVKIVSLQPGYIRAMKHMVPGKKVRVDAVLKDVKAADFDAVLLPGGLINPDTLRQSALARDFVHDADSLNLPMAIICHAPWLLISAGLVEGRTLTSWPGIRDDVKNAGAQWRDEPLVHDDNWISSRGPHDLPVFERAMVELFSEKLPEVRDRLRQVDTYPTPTHYHPPEESPRRWPKLLAGGLATAALGFGMVHKFSTR, via the coding sequence ATGGGAAGGAAACTCCAAGGCTTGCGAGTCGCGGTGCTGGCGGCGGATGGCTTTGAACAGGTGGAGCTGACGCGGCCGGTCAGGAAGCTGGAGCGGCAAGGGGCCGAGGTGAAGATTGTCTCGCTCCAGCCCGGTTACATCCGCGCAATGAAGCACATGGTGCCCGGCAAGAAGGTCCGCGTGGATGCGGTCCTCAAGGACGTGAAGGCCGCGGACTTCGACGCCGTGCTCCTCCCGGGCGGACTCATCAATCCGGACACGCTGCGACAGAGCGCGCTCGCGCGGGACTTCGTGCATGACGCGGATTCACTCAACCTGCCCATGGCCATCATCTGCCATGCGCCGTGGCTGCTCATCTCCGCGGGCCTCGTGGAGGGGCGCACGCTCACCTCATGGCCGGGCATCCGCGACGACGTGAAGAACGCGGGCGCGCAGTGGCGCGACGAGCCCCTGGTGCACGACGACAACTGGATTTCGAGCCGAGGGCCCCACGACCTCCCGGTCTTCGAGCGCGCCATGGTGGAGCTCTTCTCGGAGAAGCTTCCGGAGGTGCGCGACCGCCTCCGTCAGGTCGACACGTACCCGACGCCCACGCACTACCACCCGCCCGAGGAGTCCCCGCGCCGCTGGCCCAAGCTGCTCGCGGGTGGGCTCGCCACGGCGGCGCTGGGCTTCGGCATGGTCCACAAGTTCTCGACACGCTGA
- the sufD gene encoding Fe-S cluster assembly protein SufD, whose translation MTSGLTRYVDVATRFQAREPAVPAWLARMRQEGLAHFERLGLPTTRDEAWKYTNVAPISEGAFAPVSAARDAAELASVVARLALPGPRLVFVDGRLAPELSSVEGLARGVSLKPLRDVWAEDGAWLAEELGQRALAAEHAFTALNAALLEDGAVLRLAPRALSEAPVQLLFLTRGDAPVLASPRVLVVAGEGSEATLVETYASVTGGSGPTFTNAVTEVTLGDNASLKHYRLQSEGDSALHVGGLHVRQGRDSRFASHTFALGGALARTEVHVALMGEGADATLNGLYVGRGTQHLDQRTALDHAVPNCTSRELYKGVLDDRARGTFHGLVRVRQDAQHTDSRQQNRNLLLSEHAQADTRPQLEILADDVKCAHGAAVGRLDAQALFYLRSRGIPRAEAERLLTYAFARELVEAVPEGPVRASVEGLLAPRLPGAARTEVAA comes from the coding sequence ATGACGTCGGGCCTGACGCGCTACGTGGACGTGGCCACGCGGTTCCAGGCGCGGGAGCCCGCGGTGCCCGCGTGGCTTGCACGCATGCGGCAGGAGGGCCTGGCGCACTTCGAGCGGCTGGGACTTCCGACGACGCGTGACGAGGCGTGGAAGTACACCAACGTCGCGCCCATCTCGGAGGGCGCCTTCGCTCCCGTGTCCGCGGCTCGGGACGCGGCGGAGCTGGCGTCGGTGGTGGCGCGGCTTGCGCTGCCGGGGCCTCGGTTGGTGTTCGTGGACGGGCGGCTCGCGCCCGAGCTGTCGTCGGTGGAGGGGCTTGCTCGCGGTGTGTCGTTGAAGCCGCTGCGAGATGTCTGGGCGGAGGACGGGGCGTGGCTCGCGGAGGAGCTGGGGCAGCGGGCGCTCGCGGCGGAGCATGCGTTCACCGCGCTCAACGCGGCGCTGCTGGAGGACGGGGCGGTGTTGCGTCTGGCTCCGCGTGCGCTGAGCGAGGCGCCGGTGCAGTTGTTGTTCCTCACGCGCGGCGACGCGCCGGTGCTGGCGAGTCCGCGAGTCCTGGTGGTGGCGGGCGAGGGCAGCGAGGCGACGCTGGTGGAGACGTATGCCAGCGTGACGGGAGGCTCGGGGCCCACGTTCACCAACGCGGTGACGGAGGTGACGCTGGGCGACAACGCGAGCTTGAAGCACTACCGGCTCCAGTCGGAAGGGGACTCGGCGCTGCACGTGGGTGGGTTGCATGTGCGGCAGGGGCGGGACAGCCGCTTTGCTTCACACACGTTCGCGTTGGGTGGGGCGCTGGCTCGCACCGAGGTGCACGTCGCGCTGATGGGCGAGGGCGCGGACGCCACGCTCAATGGCTTGTACGTGGGGCGCGGGACGCAGCACCTGGACCAGCGGACGGCGCTGGACCACGCGGTGCCCAACTGCACCAGCCGGGAGCTTTACAAGGGTGTGCTCGATGACCGGGCGCGCGGCACGTTCCATGGGCTGGTTCGCGTGCGGCAGGACGCGCAGCACACGGACTCGCGGCAGCAGAACCGGAACCTGCTCCTGTCCGAGCATGCGCAGGCGGACACCCGGCCGCAGCTTGAAATCCTGGCGGACGACGTGAAGTGCGCGCATGGCGCGGCGGTGGGGCGGTTGGATGCGCAGGCGCTGTTCTATCTGCGCTCGCGAGGCATTCCCCGGGCGGAGGCGGAGCGGCTGCTCACGTATGCCTTCGCGCGAGAGTTGGTGGAGGCCGTGCCGGAGGGGCCCGTGCGCGCGAGCGTGGAAGGCCTGTTGGCCCCGAGGCTCCCGGGTGCGGCCCGGACGGAGGTGGCGGCATGA
- a CDS encoding PQQ-dependent sugar dehydrogenase — MTPWTCRFARLLPLCLLALACAPEPSTEGAASPEGTDFIQAAATLPPSYADTQVTAVAQPTALAFTPDGRLLITTQGGQLRVYSGGVLLATPALNLSSKLCTNSERGLLGVAVDPDFISNAHIYLYYTFNKFNTCSTNIANVAVNRVSRFLLSGNSIINPASEVVLLDNIPSTAGNHNGGDLHFGADGLLYISVGDGGCQLGDPTRCAGQNTTARRLDVMLGKMLRIRKDGTIPTDNPWFASSGSRRCGNPAGVPSGTGPCQENYATGLRNPFRFAFQPGSNTFFINDVGQGVWEEIDESIKGADYGWNTREGHCANNSTTNCGAPPAGMTNPIFDYKHGTNPAPSPFQGCNSITGGAFAPPGAWAASDDNAYFFSDYVCGKVFKLTRDAGGAVSVSAFATGLGNSSAVTLRFGPSPNGTALYYTTYAGGGEVRRINFTGATNRPPVAAFTATPTEGATPLDVQFNASGSSDPDGDTLRYVWTFGDGSATVETATPTTSHVYTAMGTFTASLTVRDSRGAASAQPATLRIDSGNTAPVPVITGPLESLRFYAGQPLVLTGTATDAEDGTLPASSLSWRALLHHNEHNHPLLPPTTGNNIPLTAPQPEDLPAVMTNYVEVLLTATDSKGRSTTVSRYLLPNIVDVTLRTEPPGLSIDVNGTPFVTPVNVKSWERYTLNVTAPSPQTSGGATWNWASWSDGGARAHGYLTPGTNSSLTATYTSAFSPTVVDAPDTAANRE; from the coding sequence ATGACACCTTGGACTTGTCGTTTCGCGCGCCTGTTGCCGCTGTGCCTGCTGGCCCTGGCGTGTGCACCGGAACCTTCGACGGAAGGGGCCGCGAGCCCGGAGGGAACGGACTTCATCCAGGCCGCCGCCACGTTGCCGCCGTCCTACGCGGACACGCAGGTGACGGCGGTTGCCCAGCCCACGGCGCTGGCCTTCACCCCGGACGGGCGGCTGCTCATCACCACCCAAGGGGGACAGCTGCGTGTGTATTCGGGGGGAGTGCTGCTGGCGACGCCGGCGTTGAACCTGTCGTCCAAGCTCTGCACCAACTCGGAGCGGGGCTTGTTGGGCGTGGCGGTGGACCCGGACTTCATCAGCAACGCGCACATCTATCTCTATTACACGTTCAACAAGTTCAACACGTGCTCGACGAACATCGCCAACGTGGCGGTGAATCGCGTGTCGCGCTTCCTGCTGTCGGGCAACAGCATCATCAACCCGGCGAGCGAGGTGGTGCTGCTGGACAACATCCCCTCCACGGCGGGCAATCACAACGGCGGGGACCTGCACTTCGGCGCGGATGGGTTGCTCTACATCAGCGTGGGTGACGGCGGGTGCCAGCTTGGCGACCCCACGCGCTGCGCGGGACAGAACACCACCGCGCGCAGGCTGGATGTGATGTTGGGGAAGATGCTGCGCATCCGCAAGGACGGCACCATCCCCACGGACAACCCCTGGTTCGCGTCATCCGGCAGCCGCCGCTGTGGCAATCCAGCGGGCGTGCCGTCGGGCACGGGCCCGTGTCAGGAGAACTACGCGACGGGGTTGCGCAATCCGTTCCGCTTCGCCTTCCAGCCGGGCTCCAACACGTTCTTCATCAACGACGTGGGTCAGGGTGTCTGGGAGGAGATTGACGAGAGCATCAAGGGCGCGGACTACGGCTGGAACACGCGCGAGGGGCACTGCGCCAACAACTCCACCACCAACTGTGGCGCGCCGCCCGCGGGGATGACGAATCCCATCTTCGACTACAAGCACGGCACCAACCCCGCCCCCTCGCCCTTCCAGGGTTGCAACTCCATCACCGGTGGAGCCTTCGCGCCGCCGGGCGCGTGGGCGGCCTCGGATGACAACGCGTACTTCTTCAGCGACTACGTTTGCGGGAAGGTGTTCAAGCTGACGCGAGACGCGGGCGGCGCGGTGTCCGTGAGTGCGTTCGCGACGGGGCTGGGCAACAGCTCCGCGGTGACGCTGCGCTTCGGCCCCTCGCCCAACGGCACGGCGCTCTACTACACGACGTATGCGGGCGGCGGAGAGGTGCGGCGCATCAACTTCACGGGTGCGACGAACCGCCCGCCCGTCGCCGCCTTCACCGCGACGCCCACCGAGGGCGCCACGCCCCTCGACGTCCAGTTCAACGCGAGCGGCAGCAGCGACCCGGACGGAGACACGCTGCGGTACGTCTGGACCTTTGGCGATGGCAGCGCGACGGTGGAGACGGCCACGCCCACGACGAGCCATGTGTACACGGCGATGGGCACCTTCACGGCCTCGCTCACGGTGCGCGACTCGCGAGGGGCTGCGTCCGCGCAGCCAGCCACGCTGCGCATCGACTCGGGCAACACCGCGCCCGTGCCCGTCATCACAGGCCCCCTGGAGAGCCTGCGCTTCTACGCGGGGCAGCCCCTGGTGTTGACCGGCACCGCCACGGACGCGGAGGACGGGACACTTCCGGCGAGTTCCCTCTCGTGGCGCGCGCTCCTGCACCACAACGAGCACAACCACCCGCTCCTGCCGCCCACGACGGGCAACAACATCCCGCTCACCGCGCCCCAGCCCGAGGACCTGCCCGCGGTGATGACCAACTACGTGGAGGTGCTGCTCACCGCCACGGACTCGAAGGGGCGCAGCACCACGGTGTCGCGCTACCTCCTGCCGAACATCGTCGATGTGACGCTGCGCACGGAGCCACCGGGGCTGAGCATCGACGTCAACGGCACCCCCTTCGTCACGCCCGTCAACGTCAAGTCCTGGGAGCGCTACACGCTCAACGTGACCGCGCCTTCGCCGCAGACCAGCGGTGGCGCGACGTGGAACTGGGCGTCGTGGTCGGACGGCGGCGCCAGGGCCCACGGCTACCTGACGCCCGGCACCAACTCCAGCCTCACGGCCACGTACACCAGCGCGTTCTCCCCCACGGTCGTTGACGCGCCGGATACGGCGGCGAATCGGGAGTAG
- the sufU gene encoding Fe-S cluster assembly sulfur transfer protein SufU encodes MSSGSDDLKDLYQEVVLEHSKRPRNFRVVEGANREAAGHNPLCGDQLSVTLKMEGDVIRDIGFQGQGCAISRASASLMTGAVKDKSKAEAEALFELVHKLVTEGPESVDVEALGKMAVLSGVSEFPARVKCASLAWHTMRAALEGRDEAVSTE; translated from the coding sequence ATGAGCTCGGGCTCGGATGACTTGAAGGACCTCTATCAAGAGGTCGTGCTGGAGCACTCCAAGCGGCCGCGCAACTTCCGCGTGGTGGAGGGCGCCAACCGCGAGGCGGCGGGACACAACCCGCTGTGCGGAGACCAGCTCTCCGTGACGCTGAAGATGGAGGGCGACGTCATCCGCGACATTGGCTTCCAGGGACAGGGCTGCGCGATTTCGCGTGCGTCCGCGTCGCTGATGACGGGGGCGGTGAAGGACAAGTCGAAGGCGGAGGCGGAAGCCCTCTTCGAGCTGGTGCACAAGCTGGTGACGGAAGGCCCGGAGTCGGTGGACGTGGAGGCGCTGGGCAAGATGGCGGTGCTGTCGGGGGTGAGTGAGTTCCCCGCGCGCGTGAAGTGCGCGAGCCTGGCGTGGCACACGATGCGCGCGGCGCTCGAGGGCCGGGATGAAGCGGTCTCCACGGAATAG
- the sufT gene encoding putative Fe-S cluster assembly protein SufT has product MRGVTAMLEREVPATIIPSGDKVMLPEGAELRVMQTLGGNITVQDPYGQLFRIDEKDGAALGEEYAPKEKAAGDPSEFHEEQVWEQLRTVYDPEIPVNIVELGLVYACKAEPLPEGGHKVEIQMTLTAPGCGMGPVLVEDVKTKVGSVPGVKEAQVELVWEPAWDQSRMTDVARLQLGWM; this is encoded by the coding sequence ATGCGAGGCGTGACGGCGATGTTGGAGCGGGAAGTGCCCGCGACCATCATTCCCAGCGGAGACAAGGTGATGTTGCCGGAGGGCGCGGAGCTGCGGGTGATGCAGACCCTGGGCGGCAACATCACGGTGCAGGACCCTTACGGGCAGCTCTTCCGCATCGACGAGAAGGACGGCGCGGCGCTGGGCGAGGAGTACGCGCCCAAGGAGAAGGCCGCGGGGGACCCGAGCGAGTTCCACGAGGAGCAGGTCTGGGAGCAGCTGCGCACGGTGTATGACCCGGAGATTCCGGTGAACATCGTGGAGCTGGGCCTGGTGTACGCGTGCAAGGCGGAGCCGTTGCCGGAGGGCGGACACAAGGTTGAAATCCAGATGACGCTCACGGCGCCGGGCTGCGGCATGGGGCCGGTGCTCGTGGAGGACGTGAAGACGAAGGTGGGCTCGGTGCCGGGCGTGAAGGAGGCCCAGGTGGAGCTGGTGTGGGAGCCGGCGTGGGACCAGAGCCGGATGACGGACGTCGCGAGACTTCAGCTCGGGTGGATGTGA
- a CDS encoding isoaspartyl peptidase/L-asparaginase has protein sequence MFASRPSLPRSLVAGTALLLSPAVGCTSTQSSARADDSRLTSEGTPARKPKWGLVIHGGAGVISRENLSAEREAEVRAALQQALQAGHAVLAKGGSSLDAVTAAVRILEDSPHFNAGKGAVFNHDGINELDAAIMDGTTRSAGAVAGLRHVKNPIELARRVMENSPHVMMIGEGAEQFAKAQGVELVDPKYFYTEDRWQGLQRALEKERAAPAQPPSSLRPGVDPVTGDHKFGTVGAVALDQAGNLAAATSTGGMTNKRYGRVGDSPIIGAGTYADPRCAVSATGHGEFFIRYTVARDICARVEYQDLPLPEAANVVVNDVLVKAGGEGGVIAMDREGNVAMPFNSLGMYRGYVGEDGQPHVAIFKESETSGAGK, from the coding sequence ATGTTCGCCTCGCGTCCGTCCCTGCCCCGCAGCCTCGTCGCGGGAACCGCGCTGCTGCTGAGCCCCGCCGTGGGCTGCACGAGCACTCAGTCGTCCGCGCGTGCCGACGACTCGCGGCTCACCTCGGAGGGCACGCCAGCCCGGAAGCCGAAGTGGGGATTGGTCATCCACGGTGGAGCGGGGGTCATCTCCCGGGAGAACCTCTCCGCCGAACGGGAAGCCGAGGTCCGCGCCGCGCTCCAGCAGGCGCTCCAGGCGGGCCACGCCGTGCTGGCCAAGGGCGGCAGCAGCCTGGACGCGGTGACGGCCGCGGTGCGCATCCTGGAGGACTCGCCGCACTTCAACGCGGGCAAGGGCGCTGTCTTCAACCATGACGGCATCAACGAACTCGACGCCGCCATCATGGATGGCACCACGCGCTCGGCGGGCGCGGTGGCGGGGCTGCGGCACGTGAAGAACCCCATCGAGCTGGCGCGCCGGGTGATGGAGAACTCGCCGCACGTGATGATGATTGGCGAGGGCGCGGAGCAGTTCGCCAAGGCGCAGGGCGTGGAGCTGGTGGACCCCAAGTATTTCTACACGGAGGACCGGTGGCAGGGCCTCCAGCGCGCGCTCGAGAAGGAGCGCGCCGCGCCTGCTCAGCCGCCTTCGTCGCTGCGCCCGGGAGTCGACCCGGTGACGGGAGACCACAAGTTCGGCACGGTGGGCGCGGTGGCGCTGGACCAGGCGGGGAACCTCGCCGCGGCGACGTCCACTGGCGGCATGACGAACAAGCGTTACGGCCGCGTGGGGGACTCGCCCATCATCGGCGCGGGCACCTATGCGGACCCTCGCTGCGCCGTGTCCGCCACGGGCCATGGCGAGTTCTTCATCCGCTATACGGTGGCGCGCGATATCTGCGCACGCGTCGAGTACCAAGACCTGCCGCTGCCCGAGGCCGCCAACGTCGTCGTCAACGACGTGCTGGTGAAGGCCGGAGGGGAGGGCGGTGTCATCGCGATGGACCGTGAGGGCAACGTGGCCATGCCCTTCAATTCCCTGGGCATGTACCGGGGCTACGTGGGTGAGGACGGTCAACCGCACGTGGCCATCTTCAAGGAGTCAGAGACCTCGGGTGCGGGGAAGTAG
- a CDS encoding DUF6463 family protein: MRATTGTLLMLIGGLHQGVGLVLYREPLLEIARAGVVGGVDDMSPRASAFWFLVAGWGLVLLGGLARWAEHELGRPLPSGFGWALVALGIFCVVPMPATGAWVLIPLGVLAVYRARPSPAPVAVPQVFLEGANHVDVKTVEAEVSLREFVARLMSYQPAWVTTLFAIRGVFVRLLGLRQERLPRPARLRGEDVPMTPGEKASFFTVRHAEEERAWVAGAEDSHLDAFLAVTVETAPEQPRRFHVVTVVRYRNWAGPVYFNVIRPFHHLVVSAMARAAAAPQL; encoded by the coding sequence GTGCGCGCGACGACGGGGACGTTGCTGATGCTCATCGGGGGACTGCACCAAGGGGTGGGCTTGGTGCTCTACCGCGAGCCCCTACTGGAGATTGCCCGAGCGGGCGTGGTCGGCGGCGTTGACGACATGAGCCCTCGAGCCTCCGCCTTCTGGTTCCTGGTAGCGGGCTGGGGACTGGTCCTGCTGGGGGGCCTGGCTCGCTGGGCGGAGCACGAGTTGGGCAGACCCCTTCCGTCAGGCTTCGGCTGGGCCCTCGTGGCACTCGGCATTTTCTGCGTGGTGCCCATGCCCGCGACCGGAGCCTGGGTACTCATTCCCCTGGGGGTCCTCGCCGTCTATCGGGCACGTCCGTCACCAGCGCCAGTGGCCGTGCCCCAGGTGTTCCTCGAAGGCGCCAACCACGTGGACGTGAAGACGGTGGAAGCGGAGGTGTCCCTGCGCGAGTTCGTCGCCCGCTTGATGTCGTATCAGCCCGCGTGGGTCACCACGCTGTTCGCCATCCGCGGCGTCTTCGTCCGGCTCCTGGGGCTGCGCCAAGAGCGTCTGCCTCGGCCAGCCCGGCTGCGTGGGGAGGACGTCCCCATGACACCCGGCGAGAAGGCATCCTTCTTCACCGTGCGCCATGCGGAGGAGGAACGCGCCTGGGTGGCGGGCGCCGAGGACTCACACCTGGATGCGTTCCTCGCCGTCACGGTGGAGACAGCGCCCGAGCAGCCTCGCCGCTTCCACGTCGTCACCGTGGTGCGATACCGGAACTGGGCAGGGCCGGTGTACTTCAACGTCATCCGGCCCTTCCATCACCTGGTGGTCAGCGCCATGGCACGCGCCGCCGCCGCGCCTCAGTTGTAA